The Naumovozyma dairenensis CBS 421 chromosome 1, complete genome genomic interval ATCGATCAGGTCCGTACAGTGAGAGACTGGAGAAATCGAAGGAATCCCTACGGCATATAGAGAAATAATAGGCTCTTAGATTGAACTGGAGTAAGccaaaagtaaataaacaaacaaaagCGAAACAAAACAGCTTCTCAGAGAAAGTTTTTCGTCTGCTGGCCGTATATGGAAAGAAATCATGTAATTACCCGAATAGGTAATTACATGGTTTTCTCAAGCCGCGAGATCAAATAAAGGCAGAAAAGAACCAAATTTACGTAACATAAACAATCATTCTATGGAGAATGTTTACTTTCTTTCTCGTTTGTTTACAATTGTTGTTGACTATTGTTGGAAACTCTTTCTGacttaatttttgtttatttttgatatttgtTATTTACtatttaattaaagaatgaaaatgatcaaatagagataaattaaaaaaggACAGTAGACAGGCCAGACTCTCAAAATGCATgcttattatattatattcagAAAGGGACACTCATCCGAGCAAGATTCAATAAAAAGTGATCTTATATATAACTGTTTAACTTTTAAAAAGACGACAATAAACACTTTTAGTTGTAAATACAGAACATCCACATAAAATAGGAAACCGATAGTCTACATGTACCTAAAAAAAACTTTACTAAAATGTAACTACATCGCAACCTTGATATAGCTCTATTCATCTAAATGCCAAGAAAAGTTGGCTGACTTGTACTTTGATGTAAGTCCAAACCTCCGGAAAAGTATATTATCACCTTTTTTTCTAACCTTCCAGTAGTTCTGTCAAATGTATCCCGGCACGTGCCACagatttttgaaaaattttcttcctgTCGAAAATGAAAGCGATGAGATGAGCATCgaaaattttatataacGTTGATTAAAAGtgtattatataaatcCTTTGATTGTGGGTAAGAAAGTAGAGCAGAGGAAGGAAGGAAGACCAAGAAATACACTAACCTAATCATGGGTAAGACacagaagaaaaatagTAAAGGTCGTTTGGATAGGTACTATTACCTTGCGAAAGAAAAAGGTTACCGTGCtcgttcttcttttaagattattcaaatcaatGAAAAGTTTGGCCATTTCTTAGAAAAATCCAAAGTTGTCATTGATCTTTGTGCTGCACCTGGTTCATGGTGTCAAGTCGCTTCAAAATTATGTCCTGTAAATTCTCTTATCATTGGTGTTGATATCGTACCAATGAAACCAATGACAAATTGTATTACTTTCCAAAGTGATATTACTACTGAAGATTGTCGATCCAAGCTAAGAGGTTATATGAAAACATGGAAAGCTGACACCGTTCTACATGATGGTGCCCCTAATGTTGGTTTAGGTTGGGTGCAAGATGCCTTCACTCAATCGCAATTGACTTTGCAAGCCTTAAAATTGGCTGCCGAAAACCTAGTTGTCGGTGGTACTTTCGTTACAAAAATCTTCAGATCTaaagattataataaattaatttggGTTTTCCAACAATTATTTGACAAAGTTGAAGCTACTAAACCACCGGCTTCAAGAAATGTATCTGCAGAAATTTTCGTCGTTTGTAAGGGTTTCAAAGCTCCAAAGAAATTGGATCCAAGATTATTAGATCCAAAAGACgtttttgaagaattaccTGATGGTCCACAAAATATGGAATCCAAGATCTACAATCCAGAAAAGAAAGTTAGAAAGAGACAAGGTTATGAAGAAGGTGACAACTTACTTTATCATgaaaaagatattattgaatttgttaAGACAGAAGATCCTATCACCATGCTTGGTGAAACTAATAAATTCACAATAAACAAAGAAGACCATGAATGGAATATCTTGaggaaaatgaaacaaacaacaaaggAATTCCTACTCTGTATTGAAGATCTGAAAGTCTTAGGTAAGaaagatttcaaaatgataCTTAAATGGAGAAAAGCTGCTAGAGATTTATTGGGAATAGataaggaaaatgaaaagCCAGAAATTGAAGTCACTCCGTTgactgaagaagaacaaattgaaaaagaattacaagatttacaagagaaaaagaaactatCTCAAAAACGtgaaaagagaaagaagaatgaaACGAAACAGAAAGAATTGGTCAGAATGCAAATGAACATGCTAACACCTACTGATATTGGTATTGAAGCTGCCAATCTTGGTAAGGAATCCCtcttcaatttgaaaactgCTGAAAAGACTGGTATTCTTTCTGAATTGGCTAAAGGTAAGAGAAGAATGCTTTTCACTGATGAGGAATTGAccaaagatgatgaaattcaTATCGATGAAAATTTAGTAAGGGAACGTGATGACATGGTAGATGCAgatgatttggaaaaagaattagattCCATGTATCAAAGTTATAAGTCTAGAAGAGCTGAAAGGAATGCTAACTTCAGAGCTAAACAAGCAAGAGGGGGTGATAATGAAGACGAATGGGCTGGATTTGGAGAGAAAGACCAGGAAAATGGAGAAGGTGCAGAAGAACCTAAAGAttatattgatgatgacaaTGATACAGATCTTTCTGATTctgacgatgatgatgatgccATCAATTCTTTGATTAGTAAAATAAAGGGCACGTCTGGTGATAGTAAATTAAGTTCTAAAGCTCGTagattatttaatgatcCAATCTTCGATAATGTTACTGCAGATTTACCTAGtaaaaatgatgattttaCCTCCTCAGAATCTGTTGGTGATCTTTCGAAAGTTAGTaagaagaggaaaattcaagaaattcaaaaaaatgattctGATAGTAgcgatgaagaagaagatagTGGATCAGATTTCGAACTTGTTGCGAATGATGTCACCACTGATGAAGCATTCGATTCTGATTATGattctgaagaagaaaggaaacaaaCTGCGAAGGAGAAACACTCTGCAGATATCGATATTGCAACAGTAGAAGCAATGACATTGGCTCATCAATTGGCATTAGGTCAAAGAACAAAGCATGATTTGGTTGATGAAGGGTTTAATAGATACGCTTTCCGTGATACAGAAAATCTTCCAGATTGGTTCCGTGAAGATGAGAAGGAACATTCCAAGATTAATCGACCTATTACCAAGGAAGCTGTTATGgctttgaaagaaaaaatgagAGCATTGAATGCCCGTCCAATTAAGAAGGTAGCAGAAGCTAAAGCTAGGAAGAGAATGCGTGCAGTTGCTCGTCTagaaaagattaagaaGAAGGCAGGTTTGATTAACgacgataatgataaatctgAAAAGGATAAATCTGAAGAAATTGCCAAATTAATGCGTAAAGttacaaagaaacaaaagcAAAAACCACGTGTTACATTGGTGTATGCATCGGGGAAGAACAAAGCTTTATCTGGTAGACCAAAGGGTATTAAAGGTAAGTATAAGATGGTTGATGGTgttatgaaaaatgaacaaaGAGCATTGAGACGTATTGCCAAGAAGCaccaaaagaagaagaagagaacTTAATCATACCTAAAACTACTGAAAAGtttatagatatatttatatatcaCTATGATCATTCATATTCTgtacattattataattttttctgCGTGtctatttattaattataaaaata includes:
- the SPB1 gene encoding 27S pre-rRNA (guanosine2922-2'-O)-methyltransferase (similar to Saccharomyces cerevisiae SPB1 (YCL054W); ancestral locus Anc_1.13), translating into MGKTQKKNSKGRLDRYYYLAKEKGYRARSSFKIIQINEKFGHFLEKSKVVIDLCAAPGSWCQVASKLCPVNSLIIGVDIVPMKPMTNCITFQSDITTEDCRSKLRGYMKTWKADTVLHDGAPNVGLGWVQDAFTQSQLTLQALKLAAENLVVGGTFVTKIFRSKDYNKLIWVFQQLFDKVEATKPPASRNVSAEIFVVCKGFKAPKKLDPRLLDPKDVFEELPDGPQNMESKIYNPEKKVRKRQGYEEGDNLLYHEKDIIEFVKTEDPITMLGETNKFTINKEDHEWNILRKMKQTTKEFLLCIEDLKVLGKKDFKMILKWRKAARDLLGIDKENEKPEIEVTPLTEEEQIEKELQDLQEKKKLSQKREKRKKNETKQKELVRMQMNMLTPTDIGIEAANLGKESLFNLKTAEKTGILSELAKGKRRMLFTDEELTKDDEIHIDENLVRERDDMVDADDLEKELDSMYQSYKSRRAERNANFRAKQARGGDNEDEWAGFGEKDQENGEGAEEPKDYIDDDNDTDLSDSDDDDDAINSLISKIKGTSGDSKLSSKARRLFNDPIFDNVTADLPSKNDDFTSSESVGDLSKVSKKRKIQEIQKNDSDSSDEEEDSGSDFELVANDVTTDEAFDSDYDSEEERKQTAKEKHSADIDIATVEAMTLAHQLALGQRTKHDLVDEGFNRYAFRDTENLPDWFREDEKEHSKINRPITKEAVMALKEKMRALNARPIKKVAEAKARKRMRAVARLEKIKKKAGLINDDNDKSEKDKSEEIAKLMRKVTKKQKQKPRVTLVYASGKNKALSGRPKGIKGKYKMVDGVMKNEQRALRRIAKKHQKKKKRT